One genomic region from Microcoleus sp. FACHB-672 encodes:
- a CDS encoding SPFH domain-containing protein encodes MDYLFAVVTPLAVAIIGGCTVRSVKIISEENEALVERLGKFHRKLESGLNFINPILDTVVLEDTLSERVLELKPSQAITKDNVSLIIDAVLYWRVIELELAYYKVQDIEEALRKLVLTTLRSEIGEMDLQKTFYSRKDINKAMLRELDDVTDRWGVKVTRVEVQEITPTPKVIEAMELKRAAEFKKQADILEAEGTVRAMELLSTAIKSQSNSKDILQFLVAQRYVEANQKLSESPNAKIVFMGSEPLGSSMGELLNNSTISPPESNGSNSSSKNLSSG; translated from the coding sequence ATGGACTACCTTTTTGCAGTCGTCACCCCCCTTGCGGTGGCAATTATTGGTGGATGTACTGTGCGCTCTGTGAAAATTATCAGTGAAGAAAATGAAGCCCTGGTTGAGCGACTGGGCAAATTCCATCGCAAACTGGAATCCGGTCTCAACTTTATTAATCCTATCCTCGATACGGTTGTTTTAGAAGACACGCTCAGCGAACGAGTGTTGGAGCTGAAGCCAAGCCAAGCAATTACCAAAGATAATGTTTCGCTGATTATAGATGCAGTGCTTTACTGGCGGGTGATAGAACTAGAACTGGCTTATTACAAAGTTCAAGATATTGAAGAAGCGCTGAGAAAGTTGGTTCTTACCACGCTCCGATCTGAGATTGGGGAGATGGATTTACAGAAGACTTTCTACTCCAGAAAAGATATTAATAAAGCGATGTTGCGAGAGTTGGATGATGTCACTGACCGTTGGGGTGTTAAAGTGACCCGCGTTGAGGTGCAGGAAATTACGCCAACACCGAAAGTCATTGAAGCGATGGAGTTAAAACGAGCGGCGGAATTTAAAAAACAAGCAGATATTTTGGAGGCTGAGGGCACTGTGCGAGCAATGGAACTGCTTTCAACTGCCATCAAATCCCAGTCTAATAGTAAAGATATTTTGCAGTTTCTTGTGGCTCAAAGATATGTAGAAGCGAATCAAAAATTGAGTGAAAGCCCGAATGCAAAAATTGTTTTTATGGGTTCAGAACCTTTGGGTTCCTCAATGGGTGAGTTGTTAAATAACTCGACGATTAGTCCTCCTGAAAGCAATGGCTCTAATTCAAGTTCTAAAAACCTGAGTTCGGGTTAA
- a CDS encoding sensor histidine kinase → MFNRSRRNLARWFTLSMGSILVLFAGVIYQIEIKEKLEALDRLLYDKTRVMAASVHYEVRQGQSQIDLSHVPLLGSGSHPLTEDLIYVRWYNAQGRLVRFFGASSPDQLNTPLGYLTVQSTDPLWQEKIWLRQVTLPVEGRTGTLGYFQVATPLMETQQELQQLQMAMTLTVPITLGLIALTGWILSGFAMQPIRQAYQQLQRFTADASHELRSPISAILTNAQLGLLIAPNDSHYHPPLENIVDSAKSMGMLVNNLLLLARHQGQLTPESLKLINLNDLLKSLVTQFATLAEQQTINLTYEQPEQLIELWADPDLLQQAIKNLLNNACKYTPAGGAILVRLVPHLGWAMIQVIDTGIGIPETDLPYIFDRFYRVDTQRSQDSGGFGLGLAITQQIVQAHSGHIHVTSEVSKGSKFQVELPLKHYQ, encoded by the coding sequence GTGTTTAACCGAAGTCGTCGCAACCTGGCTCGTTGGTTCACCCTTTCGATGGGAAGCATTCTAGTGCTATTTGCTGGAGTGATTTATCAGATCGAGATCAAGGAAAAACTGGAAGCACTTGATCGCTTGCTCTACGATAAGACCAGAGTAATGGCTGCCAGTGTGCATTATGAAGTTCGTCAAGGCCAGAGCCAGATCGATCTGAGCCATGTTCCTTTGTTGGGTAGTGGTTCACATCCACTTACAGAGGATCTGATTTATGTGCGCTGGTACAACGCGCAAGGACGACTCGTTCGCTTTTTTGGAGCGTCTTCTCCAGACCAGTTAAATACACCCCTCGGTTATCTCACGGTTCAATCGACAGATCCACTTTGGCAGGAAAAAATTTGGCTCCGTCAGGTGACATTACCTGTAGAGGGCAGAACTGGAACTTTGGGGTATTTTCAGGTTGCCACTCCTCTGATGGAGACTCAACAAGAACTTCAGCAGCTTCAGATGGCAATGACTCTAACAGTACCGATCACATTAGGGCTAATTGCGCTTACCGGCTGGATTCTCAGCGGCTTTGCCATGCAACCGATTCGGCAAGCCTATCAACAGCTTCAACGGTTCACAGCAGATGCTTCTCATGAGTTGCGCTCGCCCATTTCCGCGATTCTGACCAATGCTCAACTCGGATTACTCATCGCCCCCAATGATTCTCACTATCACCCTCCTTTAGAAAACATTGTGGATAGTGCGAAATCAATGGGTATGCTCGTCAATAATCTGTTATTGCTTGCTCGTCATCAAGGGCAGCTTACACCAGAGTCACTCAAATTAATCAACCTTAACGATTTGCTCAAAAGTTTGGTAACTCAGTTTGCAACCTTAGCAGAACAGCAAACTATCAACCTGACCTACGAGCAGCCTGAGCAACTGATCGAACTGTGGGCTGATCCTGATTTGCTACAACAAGCAATCAAAAATTTGCTCAACAATGCCTGTAAATATACCCCTGCTGGTGGCGCAATCCTGGTTCGCCTGGTGCCTCACCTCGGTTGGGCAATGATTCAAGTAATCGACACAGGTATTGGAATTCCAGAAACCGACCTCCCCTATATCTTTGATCGCTTCTACCGGGTAGACACTCAGCGTTCTCAAGACAGTGGCGGCTTTGGGTTAGGGTTGGCGATCACCCAGCAAATTGTCCAAGCTCATAGCGGGCACATCCATGTTACAAGTGAAGTGAGTAAAGGCTCAAAGTTCCAAGTTGAATTGCCTCTCAAACACTACCAGTAG